The genomic region GACGCTGCTCTCGCTTGGCGTGCTGTGGGGGACCGAGGGCACGATCGCGACCCTTGGCGAGTTCGTGTTCGGCAAGCTCGACAGCTACCTGCTCGTCGCGGTGCCGCTGTTCATGCTGATGGCCGAGTTCATGGTCCGCGGGCGCGTGGTGGACGACCTCTTCCATACTGCCCACACGCTCCTGCGCCACATCCGTGGCGGTATTGGTGTCGCGACCGTCGCGGCCTGCACCGTGTTTGCCGCGATCTCCGGGTCTTCGGTCGCAACGGCTCTGACGATCGGCAAGGTCGCGATTCCGCAGATGCTTCGCTACGGCTACTCGAGGCGGGGTGCCTTCGGCGTGGTCGCTGGCGGCGGCACGCTCGGCATCCTCATCCCGCCTTCGGCCCCGATGGTGCTCTACGCCTATGTCACCGAGGCCTCGGTGGGGGCGCTGTTCGCCGCAGGCGTGCTGCCTGGGCTGATGATGGCGGCGATGTTCGCCCTCTGGTGCGTGGTGACCGAAGGCCGGCCCGTAGCCGTCGAGGGGGATGACGCGGGGCGGCCGCTCACGCGCGCACCGGCGAGAGAGATGTGGGCGGCGCTCAAGCGCAGCATCTGGGCGCTGACGCTGCCCCCCTTCGTGCTGGGCGGGATCTATTTCGGCATCTTCACCCCCACCGAAGCGGCCGGCACCGGAGCGCTTTGGGCGCTCGTCATCGCCGCCCTCGTCTATCGCCGCATGACCCTGCGCGCGCTCTGGGAGAGCCTCTCGGAGGCGACCCGCACCACCGCGATGCTGTTCATGATCATCGTCGGCGCGTCGCTCTACGGCTACATGCTGACGAAGCTTCGCGCTCCGCAGGAGCTGACGCAGCTTGTAGTCGAGCTCGGGCTTGGCCGCGCTGGGTTCCTGCTCGCTATGGCGGTGCTTCTCTTCTTGCTCGGCCTGATCCTCGAGAGCTTCTCGATCATCCTGCTGACCACTCCCGCGATCCTGCCGGTGCTTGATGCGCTTGCGATCGACAAGGTGTGGTACGGCGTGCTGCTCACGCTCAACCTCGAGCTCGCCCTGATCTCGCCACCGGTGGCGCTGAACCTCGTGGTGATCAAGGCAATCACCGGTGCGCCGCTTTCAGAGGTGAATCTTGCCGCGATTCCCTACATGGCGATGCTTGCGGCAGGCATCGTGCTCATCATCGCCGTCCCCGAGATCGCGCTCTGGCTGCCGCGCGTCGCTGGCTACTGAGGCTCAGCCCTTCAGGCCCGGAAGATGGCCAGGCCTGCCGAACAGGTGGCCCTGGCCGTGCGTGGCACCGAGTTCGCTGAGCATCGCGGCCTCCGCCTCGGTCTCCACCTGCGCGGCGATCACCTGTGCGCCTGAGGCACGGCAGAGCTGGACGATCTGGCCGAGGAGGGCGCGGTCGCGACCGCCCTGGGCCGCCCCTCTGACGAAATGGCCGTCGATCTTGACGTAGTCGACACGAAAGCGGCGCAAGTGCCGAATACCGGAGGCGCCTGCTCCGAAGTCATCGAGGCACACCGCGTAACCGCGCTGGTGCAGTGCATCGATGAGCGCAGCGGCTGCATCCGCGTCCTCGATGTCAGCGGTTTCAGTGATCTCGATCAGCAAGCGACCGGGCGCGACGGAAGCGGAGTCGAGCAGGTCGAGGCAGCGCTGGGCGAAACCTCGGTCGGACAATGAAAGCGCCGAGATGTTGACGGCGATCCGGACGGAAGCGCAGGCGGTCAACGCCTCGAGAGCGGTGGCGAGCACGGCGGCGTCGAGTGTTTGGGCGAGACCCGTCGCTTCGGCAAGCGTGGTAAAGGCCTGCGGGTCAGGACGTGTTCCGTCGGCCCCTGGGAGCGGGCGAAGCAGCGCCTCGAAATACGCAACCTTTCGGTCCTCCAGCCTGACCACCGGCTGGAACACAAGCTGGAATCGTCGGCGCGCGATCGTCGCCTCGATCTCGGCTGCCTCACCTACGAGGGTCTCAATGAAGCGCCTGAAGCCCACCGTGCCCTGATCGCCGAGCGCCTTGGCGAGCACGCTTCTCCCGCCTGCTGCGAAGCGGCTGACCATGAGCCGCAGGGCGCGCACGGCCTGGGCCGCATCACCGTCCCCGATCTCGAGAGGGATGTCGGTCGCCGTGACGTGCAGCGCGGCGGAGGCCGGCGTTCGGTCGCGTGCGAGCTGTTCGATCGCGCGCTCCAGTGCGACCGTGTCAAGCCCGCCCGAGTGGATGAGGCCCCATCTCCCCCCACCGAACTCGGCGGCAGTGCCGCCCTCTGCCGCGTGGCCGATCGCTGTGCCGATTCCGTCGAGGAGCTCCTCTCGGGCACCGTGTCCGATCATCGCTGTTGCTTCCGCTAGGCCGTCGACCTCGACCAGGGCGAGGTGTGCCGCGGCTCCACCGCAAGACTGCTCGCGCAGCCTTGGCTCGGCGATGCGAAGGAACGCGTCCCGGTCCCTGAGCACGGCGGAGAGTGCCGGAGGCGGCGCAGGGAGCTGGCCGAAGGTCAAACAGAAGCGCTCGCCGCTGCGGGCAGCGAGGCCAGCGAGAGCGAAAGGGGTGCGCGGCGGATCGGCGAGTCGCACCCAGATCGGGGCGAGCCGGCCACGCTCGCTGAGATGGGCGAGGGCGGTCTCGAGCGCGGCATGGTCCTCCGCCGCGACAAGGCGCGACAGCGGCTGGCCGAGGTAGGCATCGCCAGGGCGGCCGAGGCGTGACTGAAAGGCACCGGCAGCGAAGGTGACACGCTGGTCGAGATCGATCTCGACGAGCAGGTCGGAGGCGGCAAAGGCGAACGCCAGCAGCCGCTCGCGCAAGCTGACGTTGGCGAGCCGGATATCCGTATCACTCCGGCCGTGCTCTGGCGTTCCCGTCACTTTCCCCGGTCCATCGTCGCCTGCCGAGCATGGCCCAAGCCGGTCAAAGCAGGGTTAACAGAAGGTGTCAGTCGGATGAGAGACTTTGACCCATCGACCCTGGGATGAAGCTGTTGCGGGCGTTGCAAGGCTATGGTGCGACGGTCGAGCGTTGCGCGAGAAGCGGAGGAGGGGGCATGGCCAGAGGCGATATGGAGCGGATCCTTGGAGCGCTGATCGGGGGCGCCGCCTCGGGAGGCCTGCGGCCGTCGCGGCGGAGGCGGCGCGTGCCTCCGCCCCTGATCGATGTCCGTGTTGGCGGAACGCGAAGCGCGACACGCACGCTCGCGAGCCTGGCCGCTGCGGTGCTCGGTTCCGTTCTCAGCGGCGCCGGAAGCGGGTCGATGCCCCCGCAGCCGTCCAGGCAGGGACGCGACGCGCCGCTGGACACGGTCCAGCGCATTCCGCCTCCGCCGGCACCGCCCGGAAAAGCGCCGCAGAACCCCTGGGCGGCACCTGCGCCGCCTCGCGGGACGATATCGCGCCCCGCCCCGGAGCCGAGGGAGGCGGAGGACGCGGAGGCCCTGCTGATCCTCCGGGCCATGATCTCCTGTGCACGGGCCGATGGGTCGCTTGATGCTGACGAACGTGCGGCGATCGCAACCCAGCTCGACCAAGCCGGCCTTGACCAACAAGCGCGCGACCTCGTTCTCGCGGAGTTCGCAAGGCCGGCAGCGGTGGCCGAGATCGCCCGCGAGGTGGGTGACCCCGTGCTCGCCGCCCAGGTATATGCCGCAGCCTATCTGGCCGCCGGAGAACTCGGCCCCGCCGAGCGCGCCTGGCTCGATGCCTTCGCCACGGCCACACGGCTCGACCCGAACGCCGTGCGGTCCATCGAGGAGCGGCTCTCGGAGGGGTGATTGTTCGGAAGTAGCGTTCTCCTCCGGCGGCGGCCCACGACGCCCAATACGCGCGCGCCTTGACGATTTGATCGTCGTGCCTGCGAGTGCCTCTGGCCGCCAGCGGCTAGCAGAGGTAGGAGAGAGCGCGTGGCGGGGAGGAAACGGGGCATGGAGCTGACCGAGCGTGAAGCGGCGCTGAAGTCACGAGCGAGAGCGTTCGCTGAAGCCGTGGTCGCGCCACGGGCCGCCGAGATCGACCGCACTGAATCGTATCCTTGGGATCTTGTCGCGGCCCTGCGCGAGGCCGGTTTCCTCGGCATGACGATCCCCGAGGCGCTCGGTGGCCGCGCGGCCAGCTATTTTGATGCGGTTCTCGTGATCGAAGAGATGGCGCGGCACTGCGCCGTTGCCGGGCGGATCTGCGTCGAGGCGAACATGGGCGCGCTCGGCGCTGTGATGGCCTATGGCACCGAGGATCAGAAGCGGCTTGCCGCCGACCTCGTGCTCGGCGAGGGCGACAAGCCGGCGATCTGCATCACCGAGCCAGAGGCCGGGTCGGCCGCAACAGAGATGAGGACGCGGGCCGAGCGCCGCCAGGGTGGATGGGTGATCAATGGCCGCAAGCACTGGATCACCGGCGGCGGCGTCTCGAAGCTGCACCTCATCTTCGCCCGAGCCGTCGAGAACGGGGTGGAGCAGGGGATCGGTGGGTTCATCGCGGTGCGCCGTGGCGAAGGCGATCCGCCCGGCCTTGTGATCGGCCCGCGCCAGCACGCGATGGGGGTACGCGGCATTCCCGAGACCGTGGTCGAGCTCCGCGACCTGTTCATTCCTGACACAATGGTCCTGCCTAGTCCGGGTGGCTTCCGTCGCGGCTTCGGCGCGCTGATGGATGCCTACAACGCTCAAAGGGTTGGGGCGGCGACCGTCGCCCTTGGCATCGCCGCCGGAGCACTCGATCACGCGATCGCCTACGCCCGCAGGCGCGAGCAGTTCGGCCGGCCAATTGCTGAGTTTCAAGGCATCCAGTGGATGCTTGCCGACATGGCGGTGGCGGTGGATGCCGCTCGGGCGATGGTGCACCGCGCCGCACGGTCACGCGGTCCGAATGGCTTTCCCGATCCTGTGCTCGCGGCAAAGGCGAAGATCCTCGCCGCCGAGACGGCCGTAAAGGTAACCAACGATGCGCTCCAGATCTGGGGGAGCGCGGGTTATGCACGCGACAACCCGATGGAGCGCATGGTTCGGGATGCGCGGATGTTCACCATCGCCGGCGGCACGGCGCAGATCCTGCGCAATCTCGTCGCTTCAGATTTGCTTGGCATGAAGCTGCCGCAGACCCGGGATGGCTGGCTACGCGTCGCCGAGCGACGTGCTGCGGCCGAGTAGGAACCCTCAAAGCACGAGCGCTGCCGCCCCGTCGCGGCGCCAAGAAGCGGCAGCTCGGCGATCGGCATACCATCGATGCTCGTGACGCCGATGTCCAACGGTTCGGCATCGCGCTCTGCTTCGATCTGTGTTGTCCGACCTCACCGTCCGGGTGCTGCAGGAGCGGCTATCTCATCCGCCTACGCGACGGGGGCTCAACCACCGGGGCCAACCGTGCGTTCCAGACACCGCGGCATTCGACTGCGAACAAGGCAACACGCCGGACATCGGCCCTGGCACCGGGGATCGGTGAAGGCCTGACCTCTGTGGCTGGTCGCCCCGTTCACCCCGTTCTGGCTGAGTTTGCCAAAATCCTTCCTGCACGTTGGCCTTGGACAAAAG from Elioraea tepida harbors:
- a CDS encoding TRAP transporter large permease, coding for MTFFATLAGLLVLLYLGVPMFAAMTLLSLGVLWGTEGTIATLGEFVFGKLDSYLLVAVPLFMLMAEFMVRGRVVDDLFHTAHTLLRHIRGGIGVATVAACTVFAAISGSSVATALTIGKVAIPQMLRYGYSRRGAFGVVAGGGTLGILIPPSAPMVLYAYVTEASVGALFAAGVLPGLMMAAMFALWCVVTEGRPVAVEGDDAGRPLTRAPAREMWAALKRSIWALTLPPFVLGGIYFGIFTPTEAAGTGALWALVIAALVYRRMTLRALWESLSEATRTTAMLFMIIVGASLYGYMLTKLRAPQELTQLVVELGLGRAGFLLAMAVLLFLLGLILESFSIILLTTPAILPVLDALAIDKVWYGVLLTLNLELALISPPVALNLVVIKAITGAPLSEVNLAAIPYMAMLAAGIVLIIAVPEIALWLPRVAGY
- a CDS encoding EAL domain-containing protein yields the protein MTGTPEHGRSDTDIRLANVSLRERLLAFAFAASDLLVEIDLDQRVTFAAGAFQSRLGRPGDAYLGQPLSRLVAAEDHAALETALAHLSERGRLAPIWVRLADPPRTPFALAGLAARSGERFCLTFGQLPAPPPALSAVLRDRDAFLRIAEPRLREQSCGGAAAHLALVEVDGLAEATAMIGHGAREELLDGIGTAIGHAAEGGTAAEFGGGRWGLIHSGGLDTVALERAIEQLARDRTPASAALHVTATDIPLEIGDGDAAQAVRALRLMVSRFAAGGRSVLAKALGDQGTVGFRRFIETLVGEAAEIEATIARRRFQLVFQPVVRLEDRKVAYFEALLRPLPGADGTRPDPQAFTTLAEATGLAQTLDAAVLATALEALTACASVRIAVNISALSLSDRGFAQRCLDLLDSASVAPGRLLIEITETADIEDADAAAALIDALHQRGYAVCLDDFGAGASGIRHLRRFRVDYVKIDGHFVRGAAQGGRDRALLGQIVQLCRASGAQVIAAQVETEAEAAMLSELGATHGQGHLFGRPGHLPGLKG
- a CDS encoding tellurite resistance TerB family protein, translated to MPPQPSRQGRDAPLDTVQRIPPPPAPPGKAPQNPWAAPAPPRGTISRPAPEPREAEDAEALLILRAMISCARADGSLDADERAAIATQLDQAGLDQQARDLVLAEFARPAAVAEIAREVGDPVLAAQVYAAAYLAAGELGPAERAWLDAFATATRLDPNAVRSIEERLSEG
- the acdA gene encoding 3-sulfinopropanoyl-CoA desulfinase, with product MELTEREAALKSRARAFAEAVVAPRAAEIDRTESYPWDLVAALREAGFLGMTIPEALGGRAASYFDAVLVIEEMARHCAVAGRICVEANMGALGAVMAYGTEDQKRLAADLVLGEGDKPAICITEPEAGSAATEMRTRAERRQGGWVINGRKHWITGGGVSKLHLIFARAVENGVEQGIGGFIAVRRGEGDPPGLVIGPRQHAMGVRGIPETVVELRDLFIPDTMVLPSPGGFRRGFGALMDAYNAQRVGAATVALGIAAGALDHAIAYARRREQFGRPIAEFQGIQWMLADMAVAVDAARAMVHRAARSRGPNGFPDPVLAAKAKILAAETAVKVTNDALQIWGSAGYARDNPMERMVRDARMFTIAGGTAQILRNLVASDLLGMKLPQTRDGWLRVAERRAAAE